One Cyanobacteria bacterium GSL.Bin1 genomic region harbors:
- a CDS encoding DNA-directed RNA polymerase subunit beta' codes for MSNNQPQKIFWNQVVDKKQLKKLIHWAFINYGSASCSAMADELKNMGFRYATQAGVSISVEDLQVPPSKREMLESAESTIADTEERYRIGKITEVERFQKVIDTWNVTSEALKDEVVRNFQATDPLNSVYMMSQSGARGNLSQVRQLVGMRGLMADPQGEIIDLPIKTNFREGLTVTEYIISSYGARKGLVDTALRTADSGYLTRRLVDVSQDVIVREEDCGTERGITLTSMTDGERTLIPLEDRLFGRTLAEDVVDSETGEVIARRNQEVDEPLGEKIAQAVSQVMVRSPLTCEAARSVCQCCYGWSLAHGKRVDKGEAVGIIAAQSIGEPGTQLTMRTFHTGGVFTGDIAQQVTAPGEGTVMVPKKLRTRKVRTRHGEEREQVEVSGEISIKLADGEEKTITVTPGSLLMANNGETVQAGQLIVEVATPKKRSTEKATKDVCSDLAGEVQFQDLIPEEKTDRQGNMTRTAQRGGLLWVLSGEVYNLLPGAEPVVKNGSKVQPGDILAETKLVTSKGGVVRLGSGKREIEIITASVQLDQAQIRRSSIGSGEQYVIYSANNQRFALKATPGSKVRHGDVIAELMDDTYHTETGGIVKYAGVEVEKRGKAKNGYEVIQGGTLLWIPEECHEINKDIGLLRVEDGEYVEAGAEIVENMYCQSSGVVEVVQKNDILREIVIKSGEIHLSDQEPTCGTDQLVHPGEEIIPGLTAEELRYVQYVETPEGNAILLRPVIEYTIPDEPDIPSQTSINESGDVQIELRASQRLFYKDGERVKSVNGLELMRTQLVLNIEDEDATANKDALPISVDIELPEREDEEDTYVLQMVILESLAIRRENENDSFSGSPQTRILVEDGQEIPPGEVVARTEIQCREAGEVRGIREGAEAIRRILVVREADKTTIPITEAPQVEEGDLVVANHPLAGDVVATESGKVIAVQDDAIILRNARPYRVSNGAVLHVENGSLVQRGDNLVLLIYERSKTGDIVQGLPRIEELLEARKPREACILARRAGTAQVEYKDDETVDVKIIEADGVISDYPISTGQSMLITDGQWVDVGTPLTDGPANPHEILEVFFDYYLEEQGMHEAALLSLQKVQQFLVDEVQGVYQSQGIDISDKHIEVIVRQMTSKVKVEDGGDTIRLPGELAELRDVHKDNETMYIIGGAPVEYKPNLLGITKASLNTDSFISAASFQETTRVLTEAAIEGKSDWLRGLKENVIIGRLIPAGTGFSVHEESFGRSLIDEEPNPAQNSIYPLPPDIAEIQSNGDLVDDQTARNYQLSDDEFSDVVDDEA; via the coding sequence ATGAGTAATAATCAACCCCAAAAAATCTTCTGGAACCAAGTTGTCGATAAAAAACAACTGAAAAAGCTAATTCATTGGGCTTTCATCAATTATGGGAGTGCCAGCTGTTCTGCAATGGCCGACGAACTCAAAAACATGGGGTTCCGTTACGCCACGCAAGCTGGGGTTTCCATCAGTGTGGAAGATTTACAAGTGCCTCCCAGTAAACGGGAGATGTTGGAATCGGCAGAAAGCACGATCGCGGATACCGAAGAACGGTATCGAATTGGAAAAATTACTGAGGTAGAACGCTTCCAGAAAGTGATTGATACCTGGAATGTCACGTCTGAAGCCCTGAAAGATGAAGTCGTCCGGAACTTCCAAGCCACTGATCCCCTAAACTCCGTCTATATGATGTCTCAATCCGGGGCGCGAGGTAATTTGTCTCAGGTGCGCCAACTCGTCGGGATGCGCGGTCTAATGGCGGATCCGCAAGGGGAAATTATTGACCTCCCGATTAAAACCAACTTCCGGGAAGGTTTAACCGTTACCGAGTATATTATTTCCTCTTATGGGGCACGAAAAGGCTTAGTGGATACCGCACTCCGGACTGCTGACTCAGGATATTTGACTCGTCGTTTGGTGGATGTGTCCCAAGATGTGATTGTGCGGGAAGAAGACTGTGGCACTGAACGGGGCATTACCTTAACCAGCATGACGGACGGGGAACGAACGCTAATTCCTCTAGAAGATCGCTTATTTGGTCGCACCTTAGCAGAAGATGTGGTTGATTCAGAAACAGGGGAAGTGATCGCACGCCGGAATCAGGAAGTCGATGAACCCCTTGGCGAAAAGATTGCCCAAGCCGTGAGCCAAGTGATGGTGCGATCGCCGCTGACTTGCGAAGCCGCGCGATCCGTTTGTCAGTGCTGTTATGGTTGGAGTCTTGCTCACGGTAAGCGGGTTGATAAAGGAGAAGCGGTTGGCATTATTGCCGCCCAATCCATTGGTGAACCCGGAACCCAGTTAACTATGCGTACCTTCCACACGGGCGGTGTTTTTACGGGGGATATTGCGCAACAAGTGACGGCACCCGGGGAAGGAACCGTAATGGTTCCGAAAAAACTACGTACTCGGAAAGTGCGGACCCGTCATGGCGAAGAACGAGAACAAGTCGAAGTCTCCGGCGAAATTTCCATCAAATTAGCCGATGGCGAAGAAAAAACGATCACCGTTACTCCGGGTTCTCTCCTGATGGCAAACAACGGCGAGACCGTGCAAGCGGGACAACTGATTGTAGAAGTTGCCACGCCGAAAAAACGTTCCACGGAAAAAGCAACCAAAGACGTTTGTTCAGATTTAGCAGGAGAAGTCCAATTCCAAGATCTCATTCCCGAAGAAAAAACTGATCGTCAGGGCAACATGACTCGCACTGCCCAACGGGGGGGCTTACTCTGGGTCCTTTCGGGAGAAGTCTATAACTTACTGCCCGGTGCGGAACCGGTGGTTAAAAATGGCTCCAAAGTCCAACCTGGCGATATCCTTGCCGAAACCAAACTCGTTACCAGTAAAGGCGGCGTCGTTCGTCTCGGCAGTGGGAAGCGAGAAATTGAAATCATTACCGCTTCTGTCCAGCTCGATCAAGCCCAAATCCGTCGTTCCAGCATTGGCAGCGGTGAACAATATGTCATTTACTCGGCAAATAACCAACGGTTTGCCCTCAAAGCTACCCCGGGTAGCAAAGTGCGACATGGGGATGTCATTGCCGAATTAATGGACGACACCTATCACACGGAAACCGGCGGCATTGTCAAATATGCAGGCGTTGAAGTGGAAAAACGCGGTAAAGCGAAAAATGGCTACGAAGTGATTCAAGGGGGAACCCTCCTCTGGATCCCTGAAGAATGCCACGAAATCAATAAAGATATTGGCTTACTGCGGGTTGAAGATGGGGAATATGTGGAAGCCGGTGCTGAGATTGTCGAAAATATGTATTGTCAATCTTCCGGTGTTGTGGAAGTAGTGCAGAAAAATGACATCTTACGGGAAATTGTCATTAAATCGGGAGAAATTCATCTCAGCGATCAAGAACCCACCTGTGGCACTGACCAATTAGTCCACCCCGGTGAAGAAATTATCCCCGGCTTAACGGCTGAAGAATTGCGTTATGTGCAATATGTGGAAACCCCAGAAGGGAATGCCATTCTACTGCGCCCCGTCATTGAATATACCATTCCGGATGAACCGGATATTCCTTCCCAAACCTCGATTAATGAGTCAGGGGATGTACAAATCGAACTCCGTGCTTCCCAGCGTCTCTTCTATAAGGATGGAGAACGGGTGAAGTCGGTCAATGGCTTAGAATTAATGCGCACGCAGTTAGTCCTCAACATTGAGGATGAAGACGCCACCGCCAATAAAGATGCCTTACCGATTAGTGTCGATATCGAATTACCCGAACGAGAAGACGAAGAAGATACCTATGTCTTGCAAATGGTGATCTTAGAATCCCTTGCCATTCGTCGAGAAAATGAAAACGATTCCTTCAGTGGCAGTCCGCAAACTCGGATCTTAGTTGAAGATGGGCAAGAAATTCCCCCGGGTGAAGTCGTCGCCCGTACCGAAATTCAGTGCCGAGAAGCCGGAGAAGTACGTGGGATCCGGGAAGGGGCAGAAGCCATTCGTCGGATTTTAGTGGTTCGAGAAGCTGATAAAACCACAATTCCCATTACAGAAGCACCGCAAGTTGAGGAAGGCGATTTAGTGGTTGCCAATCATCCCCTTGCTGGAGATGTGGTTGCGACAGAATCAGGGAAAGTCATCGCCGTTCAAGATGATGCGATTATCTTACGGAATGCTCGTCCCTATCGCGTTTCTAATGGCGCGGTTCTCCATGTGGAAAATGGTAGCCTTGTCCAACGCGGCGATAACCTAGTTCTTTTGATTTACGAACGCTCGAAAACCGGGGATATCGTACAAGGGTTACCACGGATTGAAGAACTCTTAGAAGCACGGAAGCCTCGCGAAGCTTGTATCTTAGCGCGTCGGGCTGGTACGGCACAAGTGGAATACAAAGACGACGAAACTGTTGATGTGAAAATCATTGAAGCGGATGGGGTAATTAGCGATTATCCCATTAGTACAGGACAAAGTATGCTCATTACTGACGGACAATGGGTCGATGTCGGTACACCGCTGACGGATGGTCCCGCTAATCCCCATGAAATTCTAGAAGTCTTCTTTGATTACTACCTGGAAGAACAAGGAATGCACGAAGCAGCGTTACTAAGTCTGCAAAAAGTGCAGCAGTTCCTCGTTGATGAAGTGCAAGGAGTTTATCAGTCGCAAGGCATTGATATTTCCGATAAGCATATTGAAGTGATTGTCCGCCAGATGACATCGAAGGTGAAAGTGGAAGATGGTGGTGACACGATTCGCTTACCGGGAGAACTTGCCGAGTTACGGGATGTCCATAAAGACAATGAAACGATGTATATCATTGGTGGTGCGCCTGTGGAATACAAGCCGAACTTGTTAGGCATCACGAAAGCCTCCTTGAATACCGATAGTTTCATTAGTGCTGCCAGTTTCCAAGAAACAACCCGGGTCTTGACTGAGGCAGCAATTGAAGGCAAATCGGATTGGCTACGAGGCTTGAAGGAAAATGTGATTATCGGACGCTTGATTCCGGCTGGAACTGGCTTTAGTGTCCATGAGGAATCCTTCGGACGTTCTTTAATCGATGAAGAGCCCAATCCGGCTCAAAATAGTATTTATCCACTACCGCCTGATATTGCTGAAATTCAAAGTAATGGAGATTTGGTTGATGACCAAACTGCCCGCAATTATCAGCTTTCAGATGATGAATTCTCTGATGTTGTTGACGATGAAGCGTAA
- a CDS encoding nicotinate-nucleotide adenylyltransferase encodes MPKPKQVALFGTSADPPTQGHKIILEWLSHHYDQVAVWAADNPLKSDQTPLQHRMKMLELMIASLETPKDNILLDSTLSSPRSLETVKKAEAHWGKDVELTFVIGSDLIAQIPRWYASEELLRRVNLLIIPRPGYPPHEEDLNRLFQMGGTYEVADLNAPPVSSTAYRQNGKPDVVDSSVKQYILEQQLYS; translated from the coding sequence ATGCCAAAACCGAAACAAGTTGCTTTATTTGGGACGAGTGCCGATCCGCCAACACAAGGGCACAAGATCATTTTAGAATGGCTCTCTCACCATTACGATCAAGTCGCTGTTTGGGCAGCCGATAATCCCTTAAAATCTGATCAAACCCCACTTCAACATCGCATGAAAATGTTAGAGTTGATGATTGCCTCCCTAGAAACGCCGAAAGACAATATCCTCCTCGACAGTACACTGAGTAGCCCGAGGAGTTTAGAAACGGTTAAAAAAGCGGAAGCCCATTGGGGGAAAGATGTTGAGTTGACCTTTGTTATTGGTTCTGATTTAATTGCCCAAATTCCCCGTTGGTATGCCAGTGAAGAATTGCTGCGGCGGGTTAACTTATTAATTATCCCTCGTCCCGGCTATCCGCCTCATGAAGAAGACTTAAATCGGCTTTTCCAAATGGGTGGCACTTATGAAGTCGCTGATCTCAATGCCCCGCCGGTTTCATCAACCGCTTATCGCCAAAACGGTAAGCCAGACGTCGTCGATTCTTCTGTGAAACAGTATATTCTTGAGCAACAATTATATTCTTGA
- a CDS encoding NAD+ synthase, with protein MKIAIAQLNPTIGDLNQNAQNILDAAEKAVQAGAQLLLTPELSLCGYPPRDHLLNPSFITKMSQQLERLAQALPPQLTVLVGLATVNPHAAEKGEKPLHNTIALVEEGRVVTYFHKRLLPTYDVFDEVRYFEPGKQSNCFVIKEEQANGIFSPITIGVTICEDLWNDEKFWGKRNYAHNPLEDLAAHGADLIVNLSASPYSAGKQKLREAMLSHSACYYAIPIVYANQVGANDDLIFDGTSVALNREGKLVARAHPFQDDLIITEFSSRQQDLISTQIAPALENEDEEIWQALVLGVKDYACKCGFEKVVIGLSGGIDSSLVAAIARSAFGEENVLGVLMPSVYSSSSSVTDAEALVNNLGIRHITLPIKSAMAAYDEILEPLFAGTEFGVAEENLQSRIRGNLLMAIANKFNYLLLSTGNKSEMAVGYCTLYGDMNGGLAVISDIPKTRVYSLCRWLNRNQEIIPENVITKAPSAELKPDQQDQDSLPPYEILDEILHRFIHEHQSPQQIVTAGFNVETVQKVTKLVQKAEFKRRQAPPGLKVTDRAFGTGWRMPIASRMVHL; from the coding sequence ATGAAAATCGCGATCGCGCAACTCAACCCCACCATTGGTGATTTAAACCAAAATGCTCAAAATATTCTAGATGCTGCCGAAAAAGCAGTGCAAGCAGGAGCGCAATTATTACTCACCCCCGAACTTTCTCTATGTGGCTACCCCCCTCGCGATCATCTTCTCAATCCCAGTTTTATTACTAAGATGTCTCAGCAATTGGAGCGCTTAGCGCAAGCCCTCCCTCCCCAATTAACGGTTTTAGTGGGATTGGCAACAGTTAATCCTCACGCTGCGGAAAAAGGAGAAAAACCCTTACATAATACGATTGCTTTAGTCGAAGAAGGCAGGGTAGTTACTTATTTTCATAAACGTTTACTTCCCACCTATGATGTCTTTGATGAAGTGCGCTATTTTGAACCAGGAAAACAAAGTAATTGCTTTGTGATTAAAGAGGAACAAGCCAATGGTATTTTCAGCCCAATTACAATTGGCGTCACCATTTGCGAAGATCTTTGGAATGATGAAAAATTCTGGGGAAAACGCAATTATGCTCACAATCCCTTGGAAGATTTAGCGGCTCATGGGGCTGATCTGATTGTTAATTTATCGGCTTCTCCTTATAGTGCGGGCAAACAAAAATTAAGAGAAGCGATGCTAAGCCATAGTGCTTGTTATTATGCCATTCCCATTGTTTATGCCAATCAAGTCGGTGCTAATGACGACCTGATTTTTGATGGCACCAGTGTCGCCCTCAATCGCGAGGGAAAATTAGTGGCACGCGCTCATCCTTTTCAAGACGATTTAATCATTACAGAATTTTCATCCCGTCAACAAGATTTAATCTCGACCCAAATTGCACCCGCTTTAGAAAACGAAGACGAAGAAATTTGGCAAGCGCTGGTGTTAGGAGTCAAAGATTATGCCTGCAAATGTGGCTTTGAAAAAGTTGTAATTGGTTTGAGCGGGGGAATTGACTCTTCTCTGGTTGCCGCGATCGCGCGATCGGCATTTGGAGAAGAGAATGTTCTCGGGGTTTTGATGCCCTCTGTTTATAGTTCTTCGAGTTCCGTTACTGATGCGGAAGCCCTGGTCAACAACTTAGGGATTCGTCACATCACTTTACCAATCAAATCAGCCATGGCAGCCTACGATGAAATTCTAGAGCCCTTATTTGCCGGAACCGAATTTGGCGTTGCCGAGGAAAACTTACAGTCGAGAATTCGGGGTAATCTTTTAATGGCGATCGCGAATAAATTTAATTATTTATTACTCTCAACCGGCAATAAATCAGAAATGGCAGTGGGCTATTGCACTTTATACGGTGATATGAATGGAGGTCTTGCAGTGATTTCCGATATTCCCAAAACCCGCGTCTATTCTCTATGTCGATGGCTCAATCGAAACCAAGAGATCATTCCTGAAAATGTGATCACGAAAGCACCGAGTGCTGAGCTTAAGCCCGATCAACAAGATCAAGATTCGCTACCGCCTTACGAAATCCTTGACGAAATTTTGCACCGTTTTATTCATGAACATCAATCGCCCCAGCAAATTGTTACTGCCGGCTTTAACGTAGAAACAGTGCAAAAAGTGACTAAATTAGTGCAGAAAGCAGAATTTAAACGCCGTCAAGCCCCTCCCGGCTTAAAGGTGACTGATCGCGCCTTTGGTACGGGTTGGCGAATGCCCATTGCTAGTCGAATGGTTCATCTCTAG
- a CDS encoding ATP-dependent Clp protease proteolytic subunit yields MNSPIRAVQAPYYGGGNTRTPPPDLPSLLLKERIVYLGLPLVSPDEYKEQLGVDVTELIIAQLLYLQFDDREKPIYMYINSTGTSWYGGESIGFETEAFAICDTINYISPPVHTICIGQAMGTAAMILSSGTKGYRASLPHATIILNQPRQGAQGQATDIQIRAKEVLANKQAMLEILSKNTGQPIEKISKDSDRMFYLSPQEAKEYGLIDRVLESTKELPSTAGVLS; encoded by the coding sequence ATGAACTCACCGATCCGAGCTGTGCAAGCCCCTTATTATGGAGGCGGAAATACCCGTACTCCTCCACCCGATTTACCCTCCCTTCTATTAAAAGAGCGTATTGTTTATCTCGGTTTACCTCTTGTTTCCCCTGATGAGTATAAAGAGCAACTGGGCGTTGATGTAACAGAATTAATTATTGCCCAGTTGCTATATCTGCAATTTGATGATCGGGAGAAGCCGATCTATATGTATATCAACTCCACTGGCACTTCTTGGTATGGCGGAGAATCCATTGGCTTTGAAACCGAAGCCTTTGCCATTTGCGATACCATCAACTATATTTCACCGCCGGTTCACACCATCTGCATTGGTCAAGCCATGGGAACCGCAGCGATGATTCTCTCTTCAGGCACAAAAGGTTATCGTGCTAGCCTTCCTCACGCGACGATTATTCTGAATCAACCCCGTCAGGGTGCCCAAGGACAAGCCACAGATATTCAAATTCGCGCGAAGGAAGTGTTGGCTAATAAACAAGCCATGTTGGAAATTTTGTCCAAAAATACCGGTCAACCGATCGAGAAAATTTCTAAAGACTCTGACCGGATGTTCTATCTGAGTCCCCAAGAAGCCAAAGAGTATGGACTCATTGATCGGGTACTCGAAAGTACAAAAGAACTTCCTTCCACAGCCGGAGTGCTCAGTTAA
- a CDS encoding nicotinate phosphoribosyltransferase has protein sequence MSEPALTVSPEDYSFLTDLYELTMGACYVGEGIAEKPASFELFARRLPPSYGYLIAMGLAQALQYLQQLHFSREQIQQLQQMGLFNHAPQEFWSILEGKVFTGDVWAVPEGTAVFANEPLLRVDAPLWQAQLAETYLLNTLNYQTLIATRAARIRDVAGETAKLLEFGTRRAFSPQASLWAARAALAAGFDATSNVAAASKLGEVPSGTMAHSLVMAIAALRGGEDEAFTAFSRYFPEAPLLIDTYDTVAAAERLAQQVQAGERHVPGVRIDSGDVAQLSQKVRSLLPETAIFASGDLDEWAIERLLAEGAIIDGYGVGTNLVTGTPVNGVYKLVEIDGRGTQKESTSKETYPGRKQIFRRWEQGKIQRDRLGLMSESAAEGETPLLILVMKEGEVIVPVESLATLRDRARQSVLTLPDAARQLNDPTPLTVQISSPLQQLKTSEI, from the coding sequence ATGTCGGAACCCGCTTTAACTGTGTCTCCCGAAGACTACAGCTTTTTAACCGATCTCTACGAGTTAACCATGGGAGCGTGTTATGTGGGGGAAGGGATTGCTGAAAAACCAGCCAGTTTCGAGTTATTTGCTCGCCGTTTACCTCCTTCCTATGGCTATCTCATTGCAATGGGATTAGCGCAAGCGCTCCAATATTTACAACAACTGCACTTTTCTCGGGAGCAAATTCAGCAGTTGCAACAGATGGGGCTTTTTAATCATGCCCCTCAAGAGTTCTGGTCAATCCTGGAAGGAAAAGTCTTCACGGGAGATGTTTGGGCAGTTCCAGAAGGAACAGCAGTTTTTGCCAACGAACCCCTATTGCGAGTGGACGCTCCGCTCTGGCAAGCGCAACTAGCAGAAACTTATCTCCTCAATACCCTGAACTATCAAACCTTGATTGCAACGAGAGCAGCACGGATCCGAGATGTTGCTGGAGAAACCGCAAAGCTATTGGAATTTGGAACTCGTCGTGCTTTTAGCCCCCAAGCTTCTCTTTGGGCAGCACGAGCGGCTTTAGCAGCAGGCTTTGATGCCACCTCGAATGTGGCAGCAGCATCAAAGTTAGGGGAAGTGCCCAGTGGAACGATGGCACACTCGCTGGTTATGGCGATCGCGGCACTGCGCGGCGGAGAAGATGAAGCATTTACTGCCTTTAGTCGCTATTTTCCCGAAGCGCCCCTATTAATCGATACGTATGATACTGTTGCTGCTGCTGAACGTCTTGCCCAGCAAGTGCAAGCGGGAGAGCGTCACGTCCCTGGTGTCCGGATTGATTCAGGGGATGTGGCGCAATTATCGCAAAAAGTCCGATCGCTGCTGCCAGAAACGGCAATTTTTGCCAGTGGCGATTTGGATGAGTGGGCAATTGAACGGTTATTAGCCGAAGGAGCCATCATTGATGGCTATGGGGTAGGTACGAACCTCGTCACCGGAACGCCCGTTAATGGGGTGTATAAACTGGTAGAAATTGATGGGAGGGGAACCCAGAAAGAATCGACCAGCAAGGAAACCTATCCGGGGCGGAAGCAAATCTTCCGACGTTGGGAACAAGGCAAGATACAGCGCGATCGCTTAGGGTTAATGTCAGAATCAGCAGCCGAGGGAGAAACCCCTTTGTTGATATTAGTGATGAAAGAAGGGGAAGTGATCGTACCGGTAGAATCTTTAGCCACCTTGCGCGATCGCGCTCGCCAATCTGTGCTTACTCTTCCCGACGCCGCTCGTCAATTAAACGATCCCACTCCTCTTACGGTGCAAATCTCTTCCCCACTTCAACAATTGAAAACCAGCGAGATATAA
- a CDS encoding NUDIX domain-containing protein, which translates to MENSKLTAVTTSLAEFKVGVDNVIFSVDTHSNRLLILLVERQHEPFAHSFSLPGTLVRVGESLEAAAYRTLSEKIAVENLYLEQLYTFGEPGRDPREAKNSYNQRYLSVSYFALVRYEDTELITKEGQKAVWSLLKETPQLAFDHNRILDYGYQRLRNKLEYSPIAFKVLPETFTLNDLYQFYTTVLGENFSDYSNFRARLLKLGFLTDTGLKVSRGAGRPATLYSFDEDAFALLKDKPLVFI; encoded by the coding sequence ATGGAAAACTCAAAATTAACTGCCGTTACAACCTCTCTTGCTGAGTTTAAAGTTGGTGTTGATAATGTCATTTTTTCGGTGGATACTCACTCCAATCGGCTCTTAATTTTATTGGTAGAACGACAGCATGAACCGTTTGCCCATTCCTTTAGTTTACCGGGGACATTAGTGCGAGTGGGTGAGTCTTTAGAGGCAGCTGCCTATCGGACTTTATCGGAAAAAATAGCCGTTGAAAATCTCTATTTAGAACAACTTTATACCTTTGGGGAACCCGGACGGGACCCGCGAGAAGCTAAAAATTCTTATAATCAACGGTATCTCTCGGTCAGTTATTTTGCCTTAGTTCGATATGAAGATACCGAATTAATTACGAAAGAGGGACAAAAAGCAGTTTGGTCTTTATTGAAAGAAACCCCACAACTAGCCTTTGATCATAATCGCATTTTAGATTACGGCTATCAACGCTTAAGAAATAAGTTAGAATACAGCCCGATCGCGTTTAAAGTGCTGCCAGAAACGTTTACTTTAAACGATTTATATCAGTTTTACACGACGGTTTTAGGAGAAAATTTTTCTGATTATTCTAACTTCCGAGCGCGCCTTCTCAAGTTAGGTTTTTTAACTGACACCGGATTAAAAGTCTCGCGCGGTGCGGGACGACCGGCAACTTTATATAGCTTTGATGAAGATGCTTTTGCCTTATTAAAAGATAAACCGCTAGTTTTTATTTAA
- a CDS encoding ATP-dependent Clp protease proteolytic subunit yields MPIGVPRVPYQMPGQPYSDWVNIYDRLYRERIIFLGRGINDSLANQVIAVMLYLDSEDPSKPIYLYINSPGGSVSAGMAIYDTMQHIKSEVVTICVGIAASMGAFLLSSGTKGKRLALPHSRIMIHQPMGGTQGRRQATDIEIEAREILRIREQLDRIMAENTGQTVERIKKDTDRDYFMSAEEAKEYGIIDRVIEDKSV; encoded by the coding sequence ATGCCCATTGGTGTCCCTAGAGTTCCCTATCAGATGCCCGGTCAACCCTACAGTGATTGGGTCAATATTTACGATCGTTTGTATCGGGAGCGCATTATTTTCCTCGGTCGCGGAATCAACGATAGTTTAGCGAATCAAGTGATCGCAGTAATGCTTTACCTGGATTCCGAAGACCCCAGTAAACCGATCTATCTCTACATTAATTCCCCAGGTGGTTCAGTCAGTGCAGGCATGGCAATTTATGATACCATGCAGCATATCAAATCGGAAGTAGTGACCATTTGTGTTGGCATCGCTGCTTCGATGGGGGCATTCCTATTATCCTCAGGAACGAAAGGTAAACGTCTCGCCCTTCCTCACTCCCGAATCATGATTCACCAACCGATGGGAGGAACCCAGGGTAGACGACAAGCCACCGATATTGAGATTGAAGCCAGAGAAATTCTTCGGATCCGGGAGCAACTTGACCGAATTATGGCTGAGAATACCGGTCAGACGGTAGAGAGAATTAAAAAAGATACGGACCGCGATTACTTTATGTCTGCGGAAGAAGCCAAGGAGTACGGCATTATCGATCGCGTGATTGAAGATAAAAGCGTCTAG